The stretch of DNA tttttgggctccaaaatctctgcagatggtgatcgcagccatgaaattaaaagacgcttactccttggaaggaaagttatgaccaacatagatagcatattcaaaagcagagacattactttgccaacaaaggtccgtctagtcaaggctatggtttttccagtggaaatGTATGgctgtgagggttggactgtgaagaaagctgagcgccgaagaattgatgcttttgaactgtggtgttggagaagactcttgagagtcccttggactgcaaggagatccaaccagtccatcctaaaggagatcagtcctgggtgttcattggaaggactgatgctaaagctaaactccaatactctggccacctcatgcaaacagttgactcattggaaaagactctgatgctgggagggattgggggcaggaggagaaggggacgagagaggatgagatggctggatggcatcaccgactcgatggacctgagtctgagtgaactccgggagttggtggtggacagggaggcctggcatgctacaattcatggggttgcaaagagtcagacacaactgagcgactgaactaaaagGAGCAAAAGAATGTGCTTGCTGCTTAATTATACTTTTTTTGGTAATCAAAACTGATAAGGCTCCCAGTTTAATACCTATAATGACTTGGGTATGTCTTGATCCTTTTGATTGGTTAGGCCCTAATAAATCCATAAATGATTTTTCCAAGCTGGAAATGGATTCATTAGCATAGGTAAAAATGATGGATGTACTTATGATGTTCTTTTACTGTGGCAGCACAGATTTTAAGACATGATGGTCCTAATGAGTACTTAACCATTGCTTTTCTGTCTCAGAGCTTGACATGGATGAGGTGGGCCAGGTTAAAGGTTAGATATATAAAAACACGTGTGCAGATGTCTAACTAAAAACATTATTACGGCAGCTCTAATATAATTTCAGAGCAGAGATACATGATGTTGACATCATTACTGGATACAGTCCTGTAGAATTAAATCCCACATTGCCTGAAAGCATATTTATGTACTGCAAAGGGCACGGTCAGGGCCACAGATCATGTCCCCTAGAACCCCAAGAGGATAAATCATTGAACCAGACAGCTACTGGAAATGATTTATGAGGACATTACAAATGCTGGGCCTTGCGAAACAATTTATCACTTTCAAGTCTTGAAATGCTGAGATATTTCACATAATATTAAGAACACAAACTACTGGTTATGAGTATTTTCAACTTGGAAAACTTCAGTTTAATATATGATTCATAACACTTCTGACAACTACATACAGGTTCTATTTATGGCCTAAAACAACCAACACTtaaggatatatatgtataaaactgcTCTCCACTCTACTCCTCTCAAAAAAACCCAAGTTTGGACACAAAATCCCAGATGATGGGCACCTCAGAAGGCATGGGATAGAAAGAAAGGAATGGGATAGGGAAGCAAATGGATGTTATGGTATTAATAATACTCCAGTTCTTAAATGGATCACTGGACTCTTGTGTATttattatgtttgtgtgtgttagttgcttggtcgtgttCAACTGTTCACGACCCCACATACTGTAagccgcctggctcctctgtccatagaattttccagagaatactggagtgggttgccatattttactccatgggatcttcccgacccagggattctttaccactgtgccacctgggaagccttagttATTAAGGACTTAcataaattatcaaaattttaatcaaacggttattttgtaaagtttttaaaaattccaatactTAGCAATGAAAATAGGGTTCCAGTCACAATGCCTCAAAAAGAATGACTGAAATGCCAAATATAAGCTACTTCAAGCCATCACATTTGCCGTGGTGAAAGTTAACTGTTGGGATTGTTTGAGATGAAAAAACGCGTATTTCATATCGGGGGGGAGGGAATAAACCAAAACACCTGACTATACTAAGTCTCATTGACGAGCACTTATAACTATGCTTTTAAACAGACAAAAAGTCTTCCAGCTCTCGACCAGTTTCTTCTGTATCAAGTTCAGAATACACATCTTTACGTAAATCCAAGCATCTAAGGCTACAGCCGGCATTTATAGCCTAAAGGGCTTCTAATCCCTACGAACTGTTCTCCAAATTCAGTGTCACGTCTCTAGAGTCTATTTACAAAGAAGATCCAGGAACAAATGGCTACATTGCGCCACTGCGCAGAGCCCAGAACTCATTGTTAGCAGGTTAACCGTGCCGcgttaaaaagttttaaaaccaaCCGAAAAGTCCAGCCAAGTTAAGATTGCCTTAAGATTTAAGAGGTAATCCCTTCCCCCTTTACAGAACGTTTCCTTAGAAAGGGTAAATGAGCGAACATTTAAGGGGCCCCGAAGCCGAAAGGCCGCACACAAAGCTTTACTTGGGATACAAAAGGGCTCCCTCCGGTCGAGGCCTGGGCTGGGCGCGAGGCCACCCGCCTCGGAACCCAGAGAATGGCAAAAGGCCCTTCGTTAGTCTGAGCTGAGAACAGTCGAAATCGGCTTTTAGTAACAAGGGTCGGCTAAAACTCACAGGTAACGGTTACTCACAAAATGCGATTGAGCAGAAGGCACAGAGGAGAGCTCGAGGCGGCGTCAaccgggtgggggaggggaagatggCCTCCTGGGATGTCTTGGAGGCCGAGGCCGCGCCGACCGCTGGGCTGTGCCCAGCAATGGACGGAGGCCACCGGGATGGGGATCCAGGGGCAGGACACACAAGGCGGAGGGGCCCGAGGCCGACCTACAGACTCTGGCACGGAGTCGGGTTCCcgggagaaataagaaaatgaccTAACTCCGCGAGGCCTTCCCCCCTGGAAGAGCGGGGAGACGTGTCCGCGGGCGTTGCCGCCACGCCCGTAAAGCAGACGGAGCCTCAGAGCCCTTCTTTCTCCTGCGGCCAAGCGGAAAAGAAAGCGCGGGGGCCTGGGTTGGCGCTCTGACACTCCaggcctggccccgccccttccGGCCGTGGCCCCCGCCCCTCAGCCGGCGCGTGTTTGCGGTGCGGCGGGTGTACTGCGAGAGCTGAGGGGTGCAGttgagtttagttcagtcgctcagtcgtgttcgactctttgcgattccatgaatcgcagcacgtcaggcctccctgtccatcaccaactcccagagcttactccgacttatgtccatctagtcggtgatgccatccagccatctcatcttctgtcgtcccattctcctgcccacaatccctcccagcatcagggtcttttccaatgagtcaacactttgcatgaggtggccaaagtattggagtttcggctttagcatcattccttccaaagaacacccagggctgatctcctttagaatggactggttgggtctccttgcagtccaagggactctcaagagtcttctccaacaccacagttcaaaagcatcaattcttcggcgctcagcttcttcacagcccaactctcaacatccatacatgaccactgaaaaaccatagccttgactagacggacctttgctggcaaagtaatgtctcagcttttcagtatgctgtctaggttggtcataacttttcttccaaggagtaagcgtcttttaatttcatggctgcaatcaccatctgcagtgattttggagcccccaaaaataaagtctgacactgtttccactgtttcccatctatttcccatgaagtgatgggaccagatgccatgatcttagttttctgaatgttgagctttaagccaactttttcactctccactttcactttcatcaagaggcttttagttcctcttcactttctgccataagggtgatgtcatctgcatatctgaggttattgatatttctcctggcaatcttgattccagcctgtgcttcttccagcccagcgtttctcatgatgttctctgcatataagttaaataagcagggtgacaatatacagccttgacgtactccttttcctatttggaaccagtctgttgttccacatccagttctaactgttgcttcctgacctgcatacaggtttctcaagaggcaggtcaggtggtctggtattcccatctctttcagaattttccacagtttcttgtgatccacacagtcaaaggctttggcatagtcaataaagcagaaataaatgtttttctggaactctcttgctttttttgatgatccagcggatattggcaagcACCCTTATTTCTTGCCAACTCCAGTCCTAATTATTGACAATTTATGTAATCTTGTGATTTTCTGCCTTTATGAGCTTCCCCCACGTTGCAGTGTGGTAGAACATAATTCAAGCACTTCTTGGAGCTCTGTCTCTCCAGGCTGCAGTCCCAACACACCCCAAATGAACACCTCTTTATTGCTGCCAGatctctgttcttggaattcttGGGTAACAAATCCTAAGAAATTGATACAAAACCCAGGGCAGGATATGTTTGCCTCAAAAAAACATGGTATGAAAATCTAAACCTAGCAAAACAAATTGTGActgtgtgaagtcgcttcagtcctgtctgactctttgcgacctatggaccgtagcccgtcagactcctctgttcatgggactctccaagcaagaatattggagtgggttaccatgccctcctccaggggatcttcctgacccagggatcgaacccgtgtctcataagtctccagcattggcaggcatgttctttagcgccacttgggaagccctgagaatGTTCTTAATCTCattgaactatacacttaaaaattgttaaaatggtaagtttatgttatgcatattttataacattacaactaaaattttaaaaatattttagaggaaaaaatttCTGCACTTCACATGACTCACCTCAtcttttgtttcccttctctTGCTGCACACCAATCACCCTGCCCGactcttagtttttagaatgtggCAAACAACTTCCACATCTCAAGGCATTTGCTCTTGCCTGGAATTCTCTTATCCCAGTTTTTTGAGTGACTAACTACTTTCTTCCATCTTAGCTTCTAGGTCAATTTTTCAGTGAGGCCATACTTGCCCTTCCTATCTaaagtgtggtggtggtggtggtggtttagtcgctaagttgtgtctaactctggcaaccccatggactgcagcctgccatgctctgtccatgggatttcccaggcaagaatactggagtgagttgccatttccttcttcagggatcttcccaacccagggattgaacccaggtctcctgcagtgctgGTAGAGAATACacatgcaatgcagaagaccccgttttgattcctcggttgggaagatgcactggagaagggatagactacctactccagtattcttgggcttccctggtggctcagctagtaaaggatccaccttcagtgtgggagatctgggttcagtccctgggttgggaagatcccctgccctggagaagggaatgactatccactccagtattctgccctggagaatttcgtggactatacagtccatggggtcgaaaagagtcagaggcaactgagCAGCTTTAACTCACTCACTcctacagtgcaagagatgtccttcactgcaagtggattctttactgactgagccacttaTTTGAAGTGGGTCCACTGTAAAACATATccctttttgtttccttcataATCTgtagttacattaaaaaaaaaaaaagaaattctatacTTTTGCTGCCCTCACTGAAATATACATTCTGTGAGAGGAAACATGTAGTATGTTTTGCTGACCATTTTATTCCTAGTACCTAATATAGTCTCTAGCATTTAATAAATAGCtattgattgaataaataaatggatctGTATTTGATTTGGAAATTATTTCAAgatatgttaaattttaaaaactagatgCAGAAGGTGTTTAGTAAAATCCTATTTTTTCCTACATAAAAGGAACATACATTtatttgactatatatatatttttgagaggTTCAGAAGGAATGTTGGCAATGTATGTCTCTAGTTGGTTTTGGAGGGaaagtgatattttaattttttgtatattgTTCACTACTGTTTGGATATTTACTGTGTGTATGcaattttataattaaagtaagttgaaaaattattaaaatagtaCATTTTCTATTCTGACTGCAAAAATATACCATTTCTATTTGCCCCCTTTCTATTTGAAGATTTGCCCCCTTCAGCCATCATTCCCTTCTTAACATCATGACAAGTGTTCAGTATTCTCCAGCAAAGAGCACCATCTTAGAGGTTGCCAGTCTCTAGGTTGCTGAAGTGAGTTAATGCTGCCAGTTGCAAATATAACTAAAACCACTTCAAAGGGAAAGTTTCATGGTTTATATGAtatgtgtgcacgcgtgtgttcagttgtgtccgaatctttgcaatcccatggactgtagcctgccaagctcctctgtccatggaatcttccaggcaagaataccggaatgagttgccatttcctcctgcaggggatcttcccgatctagaaattgaatcctcatctcttgcgtctcctgcattggcaggtggattctttaccactgtgccacctgggaatccctaaaTATAACGGTTTATCcaaatgtaacttaaaaaaaaaaagctattttttgACAGTATAACTTGGATTATCTTAGAAAGTTTACATTTGGTAGACATATATGTGGATTCAGGGCATACAGGGTATTATTTCCTTAGAAGCTGTCAGAATCTATCATCTGCACTTCCACATGTAAATCTCATTAGTAAATTAATAcatttggccttcagtctttttcaTATTAGTGAATGACTCAGAGAACCTGGTTCCCCTCGATGTTTGCAGCAGAAAATGAGGTTGGAACTGGAAGGAAGTGGCTATAATAACCATATGCTTGTGCTTTCCCTGGCTCAATGGTAAGCATGTCAAAATAGAGTTAAGCAAGAGAAATGTAAATGACCCTAGTCATAACTGCATGACTTTCATATATATGATCCTTTTACCTCCAgcaagattatttttaaacataatattgACATTAAGATAATCATAGCATTTATACCTCTCGTCAAGGTTAAAGTTCTAAAtctgtgaaaaatacattaaattgtCAGAAAATAGGGCACTGATCTGAATGAAAGTTGATTCTTAAACACTTGAAGTACATGAACTTTACTGAGATAATTTCAGTGAAAATTACCTAAATTACTTACGATTTTTGCCCGGATCTAAAATAATGAGTGGCTTTAATTGTCAGTGTGAGACTCTAgggttttccttttctgtttaaaaatttaacttttatgtaaGGCTTGCAAACAACTACTTCAATCCTATGACAAATTCTGAATGTaatggaattaaaatttaaattattcaaGCTGACCAATGGGACCTGAGGGGAAGTCTGCTAGGGGAATTCAGGGAAAGTTTTGTTCTTTGATGAAAAGGCACATGTGGGAAGAAGCAGCTTTTCATCCCCTGCATATGATCACCATCGATCATCAGTGAAAGAATTCCTGGCATCGCCACAGCCCTTTTGTTAAATGAGGGGAGCTTCCGTTGATGGCAAAATGGGAAGGGAAGGAACCAAGCAACTTAAAAATAGTCAGCAAGTTAAGCAACCAGGAAGCCTCTCCAGCTTCTTCTTATGTGAAATAATATACTTTCCTTACTGTTTAAACAAAAATTGTTTAAGAATGACTACATAGAGAATAGAGAATGTGGAACTGAAAAATTCAAACTAAGGTTAAAGTATGATGTTATTGTACCTCTGTGATGATCTAATATGATTATGTCCTGAAATTAACACCTCATTAAACATAAATACAGTGGAGATTCTGAATGTTTTTTCCTATGATGTCTCCTTGTACGTAGGCATGAATTTCTCTATGTCTGCTGGTGTTTTGGTAAATAAAAGCTCAAAACAACAAGAAAAGAGTAAAACCCAACTCCCCCCGAAACAAAACCCTTATTTGTAGCATTTGCAGATATCCATGCTGTTAATTGGACCTCCCTGGTgctgcagcagtaaagaatccacctgcaa from Ovis aries strain OAR_USU_Benz2616 breed Rambouillet chromosome 9, ARS-UI_Ramb_v3.0, whole genome shotgun sequence encodes:
- the LOC121820309 gene encoding uncharacterized protein LOC121820309, whose amino-acid sequence is MAEGGKSSNRKGANRNGAGATAGRGGARPGVSERQPRPPRFLFRLAAGERRALRLRLLYGRGGNARGHVSPLFQGGRPRGVRSFSYFSREPDSVPESVGRPRAPPPCVSCPWIPIPVASVHCWAQPSGRRGLGLQDIPGGHLPLPHPVDAASSSPLCLLLNRILCSSAYELKMKIIVINVFQKPVTEDGCENTRRTAAHVTRGVAYDVFEGKMKSCSRRRALKQVTKITILYNGHLTINYAEKYIFE